One window from the genome of Pseudomonas frederiksbergensis encodes:
- the carB gene encoding carbamoyl-phosphate synthase large subunit, whose product MPKRTDIKSILILGAGPIVIGQACEFDYSGAQACKALREEGYRVILVNSNPATIMTDPAMADATYIEPIKWQTVAKIIEKERPDALLPTMGGQTALNCALDLEREGVLEKFGVEMIGANADTIDKAEDRSRFDKAMKSIGLDCPRSGIAHSMEEANAVLERLGFPCIIRPSFTMGGTGGGIAYNREEFEEICARGLDLSPTKELLIDESLIGWKEYEMEVVRDKKDNCIIVCSIENFDPMGVHTGDSITVAPAQTLTDKEYQILRNASLAVLREIGVETGGSNVQFGICPNTGRMVVIEMNPRVSRSSALASKATGFPIAKVAAKLAVGYTLDELSNDITGGKTPASFEPSIDYVVTKLPRFAFEKFAKADARLTTQMKSVGEVMAIGRTFQESLQKALRGLEVGVCGLDPKLDLSNPESMSELKRELTVPGAERIWYVADAFRAGMTVEQIFGMNMIDPWFLVQIEDLIKEEEKVKTLGMSSIDRNTMFRLKRKGFSDMRLAKLLGVTEKSLRAHRHKLEVFPVYKRVDTCAAEFATDTAYLYSTYEEECEAAPSTRDKIMILGGGPNRIGQGIEFDYCCVHAALALRDDGYETIMVNCNPETVSTDYDTSDRLYFEPVTLEDVLEIVRVEKPKGVIVQYGGQTPLKLARALEAAGVPIIGTSPDAIDRAEDRERFQQMVERLNLRQPPNATVRSEDEAIRAAAKIGYPLVVRPSYVLGGRAMEIVYQEDELKRYLREAVQVSNDSPVLLDHFLNCAIEMDVDAVSDGKDVVIGAIMQHIEQAGVHSGDSACSLPPYSLPAHIQDEMREQVKKMALELGVIGLMNVQLALQGEDIYVIEVNPRASRTVPFVSKCIGVSLAMIAARVMAGKTLQELGFTKEIIPNFYSVKEAVFPFAKFPGVDPILGPEMKSTGEVMGVGDTFGEAFAKAQMGASEVLPTGGTAFISVRDDDKPLVAGVARDLINLGFEVVATAGTAKLIEAAGLKVRRVNKVTEGRPHVVDMIKNDEVTLIINTTEGRQSIADSYSIRRNALQHKIYCTTTIAAGEAICEALKFGPEKTVRRLQDLHAGLKA is encoded by the coding sequence ATGCCAAAACGTACAGACATAAAAAGCATCCTGATTCTCGGCGCCGGCCCGATCGTGATCGGCCAGGCCTGCGAATTCGACTACTCCGGCGCCCAGGCCTGTAAAGCCCTGCGCGAAGAGGGCTATCGCGTCATCCTGGTGAACTCCAACCCGGCCACCATCATGACCGACCCGGCCATGGCCGATGCCACCTACATCGAGCCGATCAAGTGGCAGACTGTCGCCAAAATCATTGAGAAGGAGCGCCCGGACGCACTGCTGCCGACCATGGGCGGCCAGACCGCGCTAAACTGCGCACTGGACCTGGAGCGCGAAGGCGTCCTGGAAAAATTCGGTGTGGAAATGATCGGCGCCAACGCCGACACCATCGACAAGGCCGAAGACCGTTCGCGCTTCGACAAGGCGATGAAATCCATCGGCCTGGACTGCCCACGCTCGGGCATCGCCCACAGCATGGAAGAGGCCAACGCCGTCCTGGAGCGCCTTGGCTTCCCGTGCATCATCCGTCCGTCCTTCACCATGGGCGGCACCGGTGGTGGCATCGCCTACAACCGTGAAGAGTTCGAAGAAATCTGCGCCCGTGGTCTCGACTTGTCGCCGACCAAGGAACTGCTGATCGACGAATCGCTGATCGGCTGGAAAGAATATGAGATGGAAGTTGTCCGCGACAAAAAGGACAACTGCATCATCGTCTGCTCCATCGAGAACTTCGACCCGATGGGCGTGCACACCGGCGACTCGATCACCGTCGCACCGGCCCAGACCCTGACCGACAAGGAATACCAGATCCTGCGTAACGCCTCCCTGGCGGTGCTGCGCGAGATCGGCGTGGAAACCGGCGGCTCCAACGTCCAGTTCGGCATCTGCCCGAACACCGGTCGCATGGTGGTCATCGAGATGAACCCGCGGGTATCCCGTTCGTCGGCGCTGGCGTCGAAAGCCACCGGCTTCCCGATCGCCAAGGTCGCTGCCAAGCTGGCCGTGGGCTACACCCTGGATGAGCTGTCGAACGACATCACCGGCGGCAAGACCCCGGCGTCCTTCGAGCCGTCCATCGACTACGTCGTGACCAAGCTGCCACGCTTCGCCTTCGAGAAGTTCGCCAAGGCCGACGCCCGCCTGACCACTCAAATGAAGTCGGTCGGTGAAGTCATGGCCATCGGCCGGACCTTCCAGGAATCCCTGCAGAAAGCCCTTCGCGGCCTGGAAGTGGGCGTTTGCGGCCTCGATCCAAAGCTGGACCTGAGCAACCCGGAAAGCATGAGCGAGCTCAAGCGCGAGCTGACCGTGCCGGGTGCCGAGCGTATCTGGTACGTGGCCGATGCCTTCCGCGCCGGCATGACCGTCGAGCAGATCTTCGGCATGAACATGATCGACCCTTGGTTCCTGGTACAGATCGAAGATCTGATCAAGGAAGAAGAGAAGGTCAAGACCCTGGGCATGTCCAGCATCGACCGCAACACGATGTTCCGTCTCAAGCGCAAGGGTTTCTCCGACATGCGCCTGGCCAAGCTGCTGGGTGTGACCGAGAAGAGCCTGCGTGCCCATCGCCACAAGCTGGAAGTGTTTCCGGTCTACAAGCGCGTCGACACCTGCGCGGCCGAGTTCGCAACCGACACCGCTTACCTGTACTCCACATACGAAGAAGAGTGCGAAGCTGCGCCTTCGACCCGCGACAAGATCATGATCCTGGGTGGCGGTCCTAACCGGATCGGCCAGGGTATCGAGTTCGACTACTGCTGCGTACACGCGGCACTGGCCCTGCGCGACGACGGTTACGAGACCATCATGGTCAACTGCAACCCCGAAACCGTCTCCACCGACTACGACACCTCCGATCGCCTGTACTTCGAGCCAGTGACCCTGGAAGACGTGCTGGAAATCGTCCGCGTCGAGAAGCCAAAAGGCGTGATCGTCCAGTACGGCGGCCAGACTCCTTTGAAACTGGCTCGCGCCCTTGAAGCTGCTGGCGTGCCGATCATCGGCACCAGCCCGGATGCGATCGACCGCGCCGAAGACCGCGAGCGCTTCCAGCAGATGGTCGAGCGCCTGAACCTGCGTCAGCCGCCAAACGCCACCGTGCGCAGCGAGGACGAAGCGATTCGTGCCGCCGCCAAGATCGGTTACCCGCTGGTGGTGCGTCCGTCCTACGTCCTGGGCGGTCGTGCGATGGAAATCGTCTACCAGGAAGACGAACTCAAGCGCTACCTGCGCGAAGCGGTCCAGGTGTCCAACGACAGCCCGGTGCTGCTGGACCACTTCCTCAACTGCGCCATCGAAATGGACGTGGATGCGGTCAGCGACGGCAAGGATGTGGTGATTGGCGCGATCATGCAGCACATCGAGCAAGCCGGCGTTCACTCCGGTGACTCCGCTTGCTCGCTGCCGCCATACTCGCTGCCTGCACACATCCAGGACGAAATGCGCGAGCAGGTCAAGAAAATGGCCCTGGAGCTGGGTGTCATCGGCCTGATGAACGTACAGCTAGCCCTGCAGGGCGAAGACATCTACGTCATTGAAGTCAATCCGCGCGCTTCTCGGACCGTACCGTTCGTTTCCAAGTGCATCGGTGTTTCCCTGGCGATGATCGCGGCCCGCGTAATGGCTGGCAAAACCTTGCAAGAGCTCGGCTTTACCAAGGAAATCATCCCGAACTTCTACAGTGTCAAGGAAGCGGTGTTCCCGTTCGCCAAGTTCCCAGGTGTCGACCCGATCCTCGGCCCGGAAATGAAATCCACAGGCGAAGTGATGGGCGTGGGCGATACCTTCGGTGAAGCCTTCGCCAAGGCCCAGATGGGCGCCAGTGAAGTGTTGCCGACGGGTGGCACGGCGTTCATCAGCGTGCGTGATGACGACAAGCCACTGGTTGCAGGCGTGGCCCGTGATCTGATCAACTTGGGCTTCGAAGTGGTCGCAACTGCCGGTACTGCCAAGCTGATCGAAGCAGCAGGCCTGAAAGTTCGCCGCGTGAACAAGGTGACCGAGGGCCGTCCGCACGTGGTCGACATGATCAAGAATGACGAAGTCACGCTGATCATCAACACCACCGAAGGTCGCCAGTCGATCGCCGATTCCTATTCCATTCGTCGCAACGCGCTGCAGCACAAGATCTACTGCACCACGACCATTGCGGCAGGCGAAGCGATCTGCGAAGCACTCAAGTTCGGTCCCGAGAAGACCGTGCGTCGCTTGCAGGATCTACATGCAGGATTGAAGGCATGA
- a CDS encoding YhbY family RNA-binding protein, whose translation MPLTQEQKKQYKSIGHHLKPVLTVADNGLTEGVLAELERALGDHELIKIKLNILDREARLAAIAELCKAGKADLVQVIGKMALIYRKNFSVNKQLSNVHRFK comes from the coding sequence ATGCCGCTCACTCAAGAGCAGAAGAAACAATACAAATCCATTGGCCACCATCTGAAACCGGTTTTGACTGTGGCTGACAACGGTTTGACTGAAGGTGTACTCGCCGAACTCGAGCGCGCCCTGGGTGACCATGAGCTGATCAAGATCAAGCTCAACATACTCGATCGCGAAGCCCGCCTGGCTGCCATCGCCGAGCTATGCAAAGCCGGAAAGGCAGACCTGGTACAGGTCATCGGCAAGATGGCGCTGATTTATCGCAAGAATTTCAGCGTCAACAAGCAACTGTCGAATGTGCACCGTTTCAAGTGA
- the greA gene encoding transcription elongation factor GreA, with translation MTKYPMTVQGAKALEEEHAFLTKVERPRLSQAIGEARELGDLKENAEYHAAREEQGMVEARVRDIEGRMQNAVIIDVTTIPHTGKVIFGTTVEIANVETDESVTYQIVGEDEADIKLGKISVGSPIARALIAKEEGDVVAVKTPGGVIEYEIVEVRHI, from the coding sequence ATAACCAAGTACCCCATGACAGTTCAGGGCGCGAAGGCCCTGGAAGAAGAACACGCTTTCCTCACCAAGGTCGAGCGCCCGCGCTTGAGCCAGGCTATTGGCGAAGCGCGTGAGCTGGGCGACCTGAAGGAAAACGCCGAATACCACGCTGCCCGAGAGGAGCAGGGTATGGTCGAGGCGCGTGTCCGTGACATCGAAGGCCGCATGCAGAATGCAGTGATCATCGACGTCACCACGATCCCGCACACTGGCAAAGTGATTTTCGGCACCACCGTGGAAATCGCCAACGTCGAGACGGATGAAAGCGTTACTTACCAGATCGTTGGCGAGGACGAGGCAGACATCAAGCTCGGCAAGATTTCAGTGGGTTCACCTATCGCTCGCGCCTTGATCGCCAAGGAAGAGGGTGATGTGGTTGCCGTGAAGACGCCTGGCGGTGTCATCGAGTATGAGATTGTCGAAGTCCGTCATATCTGA
- the carA gene encoding glutamine-hydrolyzing carbamoyl-phosphate synthase small subunit → MTKPAILALADGSIFRGEAIGADGQTVGEVVFNTAMTGYQEILTDPSYAQQIVTLTYPHIGNTGTTPEDAESDRVWSAGLVIRDLPLVASNWRNTMSLSDYLKANNVVAIAGIDTRRLTRILREKGAQNGCIMAGDNISEEAAIAAAQGFPGLKGMDLAKVVSTQKQYEWRSTVWDLKTDRHATIEASELPYHVVAYDYGVKLNILRMLVERGCRVTVVPAQTPAADVLALKPDGVFLSNGPGDPEPCDYAIQAIKDVLETEIPVFGICLGHQLLALASGAKTLKMGHGHHGANHPVQDLDTGVVMITSQNHGFAVDEATLPANVRAIHKSLFDGTLQGIERTDKSAFSFQGHPEASPGPNDVAPLFDRFINEMAKRR, encoded by the coding sequence TTGACTAAGCCAGCCATACTCGCCCTTGCTGATGGCAGCATTTTTCGCGGCGAAGCCATTGGAGCCGACGGTCAGACCGTTGGTGAGGTGGTGTTTAACACCGCAATGACCGGCTATCAGGAAATTCTTACCGATCCTTCCTACGCCCAACAAATCGTTACCTTGACCTACCCGCACATTGGCAACACCGGTACCACGCCGGAAGACGCCGAGTCTGATCGTGTCTGGTCCGCTGGCCTGGTCATCCGTGACTTGCCGCTGGTAGCGAGCAACTGGCGTAACACGATGTCCCTCTCCGACTACCTGAAAGCCAACAACGTTGTGGCGATCGCCGGTATCGACACCCGCCGCCTGACCCGCATCCTTCGGGAAAAAGGCGCGCAGAACGGCTGCATCATGGCCGGTGACAATATTTCCGAAGAAGCCGCTATCGCCGCTGCCCAGGGGTTCCCTGGCCTCAAGGGCATGGACCTGGCAAAAGTCGTCAGCACCCAGAAGCAGTACGAATGGCGCTCCACGGTCTGGGACCTGAAGACCGACCGTCACGCGACGATCGAGGCTTCCGAACTGCCGTACCACGTGGTTGCCTACGACTACGGCGTCAAACTCAACATCTTGCGCATGCTGGTCGAGCGTGGTTGCCGCGTCACCGTGGTACCTGCGCAAACCCCGGCCGCCGACGTCCTGGCACTCAAGCCCGACGGCGTATTCCTGTCCAACGGTCCTGGTGATCCGGAGCCTTGCGACTACGCGATCCAGGCGATCAAGGATGTGCTGGAAACCGAGATCCCGGTCTTCGGTATATGCCTCGGCCACCAGTTGCTGGCCCTGGCTTCGGGCGCCAAGACCCTGAAAATGGGCCACGGCCACCACGGTGCCAACCACCCGGTCCAGGACCTGGACACCGGCGTGGTGATGATCACCAGCCAGAACCATGGTTTCGCCGTGGATGAAGCGACCCTGCCGGCCAACGTCCGTGCGATCCACAAATCGCTGTTCGACGGCACGCTGCAAGGTATCGAGCGTACCGACAAGAGCGCGTTCAGCTTCCAGGGCCACCCTGAAGCGAGCCCGGGCCCGAACGATGTGGCGCCGCTGTTCGATCGCTTCATCAATGAGATGGCCAAGCGACGCTGA
- the folP gene encoding dihydropteroate synthase, translating into MTSVQSSTRLPCGNRVLDLAHVHVMGILNVTPDSFSDGGRFNQLDAALRHAEAMVSAGATLIDVGGESTRPGARAVSPTEELERVAPIVERIHRELDVVISVDTSTPAVMREAARLGAGLINDVRALRRDGALDAAAATGLPVCLMHMLGEPGTMQDDPSYHDVTREVGEFLAERMGLCAAAGIPAERIILDPGFGFAKTLAHNLSLFKHMEALHALGRPLLVGVSRKSMIGNALGRPVGDRLYGGLALAALAITKGARILRVHDVVETMDVVRMIAAVDSAE; encoded by the coding sequence ATGACTTCTGTCCAGTCCTCGACCCGGTTGCCTTGCGGCAACCGGGTTCTTGATTTGGCCCATGTGCATGTCATGGGTATCCTTAACGTCACTCCAGACTCCTTTTCCGATGGTGGGCGCTTCAATCAGCTCGACGCTGCGTTGCGGCATGCGGAGGCCATGGTCTCGGCTGGCGCGACGCTGATCGATGTGGGGGGCGAGTCCACCCGTCCGGGTGCTCGGGCGGTTTCGCCGACCGAAGAGCTGGAGCGAGTGGCGCCGATTGTCGAGCGCATCCATCGCGAGCTTGATGTCGTTATCTCGGTCGACACGTCCACGCCGGCAGTCATGCGTGAGGCGGCGCGGCTGGGGGCGGGGCTGATCAATGATGTTCGCGCCTTGCGCCGCGATGGCGCTCTGGATGCGGCCGCTGCCACGGGCCTGCCGGTTTGCCTGATGCATATGCTTGGCGAACCAGGAACCATGCAGGACGACCCGAGCTATCACGACGTGACCAGGGAAGTGGGCGAATTCCTGGCGGAGCGCATGGGCCTTTGTGCTGCTGCGGGTATTCCTGCCGAGCGCATCATCCTTGATCCCGGATTCGGTTTTGCGAAGACGCTGGCGCACAATCTGAGCCTGTTCAAACATATGGAAGCCTTGCATGCCCTGGGGCGGCCCCTATTGGTCGGCGTCTCGCGAAAGAGCATGATAGGCAATGCCTTGGGTCGCCCGGTGGGAGACCGTCTGTACGGTGGTCTCGCCCTGGCGGCCCTGGCCATTACAAAAGGCGCGCGTATATTGCGAGTGCATGATGTAGTCGAAACAATGGATGTCGTGCGGATGATCGCAGCCGTGGATTCAGCCGAATAA
- the rlmE gene encoding 23S rRNA (uridine(2552)-2'-O)-methyltransferase RlmE, whose amino-acid sequence MARSKTSQNWLKEHFNDPYVKMAQKDGYRSRASYKLLEIQEKDRLIRPGMTVIDLGAAPGGWSQVTSRLIGGQGRLIASDILEMDGIPDVTFIQGDFTEDAVLAKILEAVGNTEVDLVISDMAPNMSGLAAVDMPRAMFLSELALDLAGRVLRPGGDFLIKVFQGEGFDEYHKGIRKLFDKVQMRKPLSSRDRSREQYLLARGFRGIEGAASDERL is encoded by the coding sequence GTGGCCCGTTCCAAGACAAGCCAGAACTGGCTCAAAGAACATTTCAACGATCCCTACGTCAAAATGGCGCAGAAAGACGGCTATCGTTCGCGCGCCAGCTATAAATTGCTGGAAATCCAGGAGAAGGATCGCCTGATCCGCCCTGGCATGACCGTGATCGACCTCGGTGCAGCGCCGGGAGGCTGGTCGCAAGTGACCAGTCGTCTGATTGGAGGGCAGGGGCGGTTGATCGCTTCCGACATCCTGGAAATGGATGGCATCCCCGACGTCACCTTCATCCAGGGCGATTTCACGGAGGACGCGGTGTTGGCGAAAATCCTCGAGGCCGTCGGAAATACCGAAGTCGACCTTGTGATTTCCGATATGGCCCCCAATATGAGTGGATTGGCGGCTGTCGACATGCCTCGTGCGATGTTCCTCAGCGAGCTGGCCCTGGATCTTGCGGGGCGGGTTCTGCGTCCGGGTGGTGATTTCCTGATCAAGGTTTTCCAAGGCGAAGGCTTCGACGAATACCACAAGGGCATCCGCAAGCTGTTCGACAAAGTGCAGATGCGCAAGCCATTGTCGTCCCGTGACCGTTCTCGCGAGCAGTACTTGCTGGCGCGTGGGTTCCGCGGGATTGAAGGCGCTGCCAGCGATGAGCGTCTTTAA
- the ftsH gene encoding ATP-dependent zinc metalloprotease FtsH, whose protein sequence is MAKNLILWLIIAAVLVTVMNNFSSPNEPQTLNYSDFLQQVKEGKVERVAVDGYVITGKRTDGDNFKTIRPAIQDNGLIGDLVDNRVVIEGKQPEQQSIWTQLLVASFPILVIIAVFMFFMRQMQGGAGGKGGPMSFGKSKARLLSEDQVKTTLADVAGCDEAKEEVGELVEFLRDPGKFQRLGGRIPRGVLMVGPPGTGKTLLAKAIAGEAKVPFFTISGSDFVEMFVGVGASRVRDMFEQAKKHAPCIIFIDEIDAVGRHRGAGMGGGHDEREQTLNQLLVEMDGFEMNDGIIVIAATNRPDVLDPALLRPGRFDRQVVVGLPDIRGREQILKVHMRKVPMGDDVAPAVIARGTPGFSGADLANLVNEASLFAARSGKRVVEMKEFELAKDKIMMGAERKSMVMSEKEKQNTAYHEAGHAIVGRVVPEHDPVYKVSIIPRGRALGVTMFLPEEDRYSLSKRALISQICSLYGGRIAEEMTLGFDGVTTGASNDIMRASQIARNMVTKWGLSEKLGPLMYAEEEGEVFLGRGGGGQHASFSGETAKLIDTEVRSIIDLCYGTAKQILTDNRDKLDAMADALMKYETIDAEQIDDIMAGRTPREPRDWTGGTGTSGTPPAVQGERPETPIGGPAADV, encoded by the coding sequence ATGGCAAAGAATCTGATCCTGTGGTTGATCATCGCAGCAGTCCTTGTGACCGTGATGAACAACTTCTCCAGCCCTAACGAGCCGCAGACCCTCAACTATTCCGACTTTCTCCAGCAGGTCAAGGAAGGCAAGGTCGAGCGCGTAGCGGTTGATGGCTATGTGATTACCGGCAAGCGCACCGATGGCGACAATTTCAAGACCATTCGTCCGGCCATCCAGGACAACGGCCTGATCGGCGACCTGGTGGATAATCGTGTCGTGATCGAAGGCAAGCAACCCGAGCAGCAAAGCATCTGGACGCAGCTCCTGGTCGCAAGCTTCCCTATCCTCGTGATCATTGCGGTGTTCATGTTCTTCATGCGCCAGATGCAGGGCGGAGCCGGAGGCAAGGGCGGGCCGATGAGTTTCGGCAAGAGCAAGGCCCGGCTGTTGTCTGAAGATCAGGTCAAGACCACCCTTGCCGACGTCGCGGGTTGCGATGAGGCCAAGGAGGAAGTGGGTGAGCTGGTTGAATTCCTGCGCGATCCGGGCAAATTCCAACGCCTGGGCGGGCGCATTCCACGTGGCGTGCTGATGGTCGGCCCACCGGGTACTGGTAAGACGTTGCTGGCCAAGGCGATCGCCGGCGAAGCGAAAGTGCCGTTCTTCACGATTTCCGGTTCCGATTTTGTCGAGATGTTCGTCGGCGTGGGCGCGAGTCGTGTACGTGACATGTTCGAACAAGCCAAGAAGCACGCTCCTTGCATCATTTTCATCGACGAGATCGACGCTGTCGGTCGTCACCGTGGCGCCGGCATGGGTGGTGGTCACGACGAGCGTGAACAGACTCTCAACCAGTTGCTGGTCGAGATGGACGGTTTTGAAATGAACGACGGCATCATCGTGATTGCCGCTACCAACCGTCCTGATGTGCTCGACCCTGCGCTGTTGCGTCCAGGTCGTTTCGACCGCCAGGTCGTCGTGGGGCTGCCGGACATTCGCGGTCGCGAACAGATCCTGAAGGTCCACATGCGCAAGGTGCCGATGGGTGATGATGTCGCTCCAGCGGTCATCGCCCGCGGTACGCCGGGTTTCTCCGGCGCAGACTTGGCAAACCTTGTAAACGAGGCGTCGTTGTTTGCGGCCCGTTCCGGCAAGCGCGTCGTGGAAATGAAAGAGTTCGAATTGGCCAAGGACAAGATCATGATGGGCGCCGAGCGCAAATCGATGGTCATGTCGGAAAAAGAAAAGCAGAACACGGCTTACCATGAGGCGGGTCACGCCATTGTCGGTCGCGTAGTGCCTGAGCATGATCCGGTGTACAAGGTATCGATCATCCCGCGCGGTCGCGCGCTGGGCGTTACGATGTTCCTTCCGGAAGAAGACCGCTACAGCCTTTCCAAGCGTGCATTGATCAGTCAGATCTGTTCGCTGTATGGCGGTCGTATCGCCGAGGAAATGACGTTGGGCTTCGATGGCGTAACGACCGGTGCGTCGAACGACATCATGCGTGCCAGCCAGATTGCTCGGAACATGGTGACCAAGTGGGGCTTGTCCGAGAAGCTTGGACCGTTGATGTACGCAGAGGAAGAGGGCGAAGTGTTCCTTGGACGCGGTGGTGGTGGGCAGCATGCGAGCTTCTCGGGCGAGACTGCCAAGCTTATCGACACTGAAGTTCGCAGCATCATCGACCTCTGCTACGGAACGGCCAAGCAGATCCTCACGGATAACCGCGATAAGCTGGATGCGATGGCTGATGCCTTGATGAAGTATGAAACCATCGATGCCGAGCAGATCGACGACATCATGGCAGGCCGCACGCCTCGCGAACCTCGTGATTGGACGGGTGGCACGGGTACCTCGGGTACGCCTCCGGCGGTGCAGGGCGAGCGTCCGGAAACACCTATCGGCGGTCCGGCGGCCGACGTCTAA
- the glmM gene encoding phosphoglucosamine mutase, whose translation MSKKYFGTDGIRGRVGEYPITPDFMLKLGWAAGMAFRKMGACRVLVGKDTRISGYMFESALEAGLTSAGADVMLLGPMPTPAIAYLTRTFQAQAGIVISASHNPHDDNGIKFFSGKGTKLPDEIELMIEELLDAPMTVVESSKIGKVSRINDASGRYIEFCKGSVPTGTSFSGLKIVVDCAHGATYKVAPSVFRELGAEVVVLSAQPNGLNINHNCGSTHTEALQAAVLAEHADLGIAFDGDGDRVLMVDHTGTVVDGDELLFIIARDLHGRGKLQGGVVGTLMSNLGLELALADLDIPFVRANVGDRYVISELLERSWVIGGENSGHIVCFDHTTTGDAIIAALQVLMALKARNESLAQSRQALRKCPQVLINVRFGGGVNPLDHATVKQASERVTQAMAGRGRVLLRKSGTEPLVRVMVEGEDETQVRGYAEELAKLVTEVSA comes from the coding sequence ATGAGTAAAAAATATTTTGGCACCGACGGTATCCGTGGTCGGGTCGGCGAATATCCCATTACCCCTGATTTCATGCTCAAGCTTGGCTGGGCTGCCGGCATGGCGTTCCGAAAAATGGGTGCCTGCAGGGTCCTCGTCGGTAAGGACACGCGGATATCCGGTTACATGTTTGAGTCGGCCCTTGAAGCCGGCCTGACGTCGGCGGGAGCCGATGTCATGCTGCTCGGGCCAATGCCCACGCCTGCTATCGCCTACCTGACCCGCACTTTCCAGGCGCAGGCCGGCATCGTGATCAGCGCGTCGCATAATCCCCATGACGACAACGGCATCAAGTTCTTCTCCGGCAAGGGCACCAAGCTGCCTGACGAAATCGAGCTGATGATTGAAGAGCTGCTGGATGCGCCGATGACGGTGGTTGAGTCAAGCAAGATCGGCAAGGTCTCCCGGATCAATGATGCATCGGGTCGCTACATTGAGTTCTGCAAAGGCAGCGTTCCAACCGGTACCAGTTTCTCAGGGCTCAAGATCGTGGTCGATTGCGCCCATGGCGCAACCTACAAGGTTGCACCCAGCGTATTTCGTGAGCTGGGCGCCGAAGTCGTTGTGCTTTCCGCCCAGCCGAACGGGCTGAACATCAACCATAACTGTGGATCGACCCATACCGAGGCATTGCAGGCAGCCGTATTGGCTGAGCATGCCGATCTGGGGATCGCCTTCGACGGAGATGGCGATCGAGTGCTGATGGTCGATCACACCGGTACGGTTGTCGACGGTGATGAGCTGCTGTTCATCATCGCTCGCGATTTGCACGGGCGTGGCAAGCTGCAAGGCGGCGTCGTCGGAACATTGATGAGCAACCTCGGCCTTGAGTTGGCCCTGGCTGATCTGGATATTCCCTTTGTGCGCGCCAATGTGGGCGACCGCTACGTGATTTCCGAGTTGCTGGAGCGCAGCTGGGTGATTGGTGGCGAAAATTCGGGGCATATTGTCTGTTTCGACCACACCACCACTGGCGATGCGATCATTGCCGCCTTGCAAGTGTTGATGGCGCTCAAGGCGCGTAACGAAAGCCTCGCGCAGTCGCGCCAGGCGTTGCGCAAGTGTCCGCAGGTGTTGATCAATGTACGTTTCGGCGGGGGTGTGAATCCGCTTGATCACGCGACGGTCAAGCAAGCCAGTGAGCGCGTCACCCAGGCAATGGCAGGGCGTGGAAGGGTATTGTTGCGCAAGTCGGGAACAGAGCCTTTGGTGCGCGTAATGGTCGAAGGAGAGGACGAAACCCAGGTCCGTGGTTATGCCGAAGAGCTGGCAAAGCTTGTTACTGAAGTTTCTGCCTGA
- the tpiA gene encoding triose-phosphate isomerase, whose product MRRPMVAGNWKMHGTRASVAELTNGLRHLALPSGVDVAVFPPCLYINQVVDALKGKSISVGAQNSAVESMQGALTGEIAPSQLVDAGCSLVLIGHSERRQIMGEQDKMLIRKFAAAQACGLIPVLCVGETLEQREAGKTLEVVGRQLGSIIEDLGVGAFAKAVIAYEPVWAIGTGLTASPQQAQDVHAAIRAQLAAENSEVARGVRLLYGGSVKAANAAELFGMPDIDGGLIGGASLNADEFGAICRAAGN is encoded by the coding sequence ATGCGTCGCCCTATGGTAGCTGGTAACTGGAAAATGCACGGTACCCGCGCCAGCGTCGCTGAGCTGACCAACGGCCTTCGTCATCTGGCCTTGCCAAGCGGTGTTGATGTCGCGGTATTCCCGCCCTGCTTGTATATCAACCAAGTGGTTGATGCCTTGAAGGGTAAGTCGATTTCGGTCGGCGCGCAGAACTCTGCGGTGGAATCCATGCAAGGTGCGCTGACCGGTGAGATTGCGCCGAGTCAGTTGGTGGATGCAGGGTGTTCCCTGGTTCTGATCGGACATTCCGAGCGTCGCCAGATTATGGGCGAGCAGGACAAGATGCTGATCCGCAAATTTGCTGCGGCTCAGGCTTGCGGTCTGATTCCGGTGTTGTGTGTAGGGGAAACTCTCGAGCAGCGTGAAGCCGGCAAGACGCTTGAGGTTGTCGGGCGTCAGCTGGGCAGCATCATAGAAGACTTGGGTGTCGGTGCTTTTGCAAAGGCCGTCATTGCTTACGAGCCGGTCTGGGCCATTGGTACAGGGCTCACGGCTTCGCCGCAGCAGGCGCAGGATGTGCACGCCGCCATCCGTGCGCAGTTGGCGGCAGAGAATTCTGAAGTGGCACGAGGTGTGCGGCTTCTATACGGCGGCAGCGTGAAGGCGGCCAATGCGGCCGAACTGTTCGGCATGCCGGATATCGATGGGGGGCTCATTGGTGGAGCGTCCCTGAATGCAGATGAGTTCGGTGCGATCTGTCGCGCCGCGGGAAACTGA